In the Advenella kashmirensis WT001 genome, one interval contains:
- a CDS encoding alpha/beta fold hydrolase: MQSPRLNFVNCMSPAGIHRMAYREWGDPANGRVLLCVHGLSRNGNDFDEVARAMSKEYRVVCPDIAGRGASDFLTNPASYVVPQYVSDITTLLARLQPQSLDWLGTSMGGLIALAFSAVVGAKHAAIAAAGNSALPKTTGLSLGKLILNDVGPAIELASIERIAGYVGLPLQFDSFEAAVNHMKTNAASFGPLSDEQWAAFTKAAMVQKGQVWTQHYDLAIAQAFASLKDEKMLKAGEAMLWRAFEALQCPILLIRGERSDLLSKTTAEQMQARNKHLQMIEIPETGHAPSLLPQPQVQAVRQFLLS; encoded by the coding sequence ATGCAATCGCCCCGTTTGAATTTCGTCAACTGCATGAGTCCTGCCGGTATTCATCGCATGGCCTATCGGGAATGGGGCGACCCGGCCAATGGGCGGGTGCTGTTGTGCGTGCACGGCCTGTCACGTAACGGCAATGACTTTGATGAAGTGGCCAGGGCCATGTCCAAAGAGTATCGTGTCGTCTGCCCGGATATCGCCGGACGCGGCGCATCCGATTTTCTGACCAATCCAGCCAGCTATGTTGTGCCTCAGTATGTCTCGGATATCACCACATTGCTGGCACGATTGCAGCCGCAATCGCTCGATTGGCTGGGCACGTCGATGGGCGGTCTGATCGCATTGGCTTTTTCCGCCGTGGTCGGCGCCAAGCACGCGGCCATAGCAGCGGCGGGCAATAGCGCATTGCCCAAGACCACCGGCCTGTCCCTGGGCAAGCTGATCCTGAATGATGTCGGGCCGGCGATCGAGCTGGCCTCTATCGAGCGGATCGCCGGCTATGTCGGCCTTCCACTGCAATTTGACTCATTCGAAGCTGCGGTCAACCATATGAAAACCAACGCGGCCTCTTTCGGTCCGCTAAGCGATGAGCAATGGGCGGCGTTTACCAAGGCGGCCATGGTGCAAAAAGGGCAGGTCTGGACCCAGCACTATGATCTGGCGATCGCCCAGGCTTTTGCGAGCCTGAAAGACGAAAAAATGCTCAAAGCCGGCGAAGCCATGCTGTGGCGGGCTTTTGAGGCGCTGCAATGCCCGATTTTGCTGATCCGAGGCGAGCGTTCCGATTTGTTAAGTAAAACGACAGCGGAACAAATGCAGGCGCGCAATAAGCACCTGCAAATGATCGAAATTCCCGAAACCGGCCATGCGCCTTCATTATTGCCGCAGCCACAGGTACAGGCCGTGCGTCAGTTCCTGCTGTCCTGA
- a CDS encoding 23S rRNA (adenine(2030)-N(6))-methyltransferase RlmJ: protein MFSYRHAFHAGNHADVLKHAVLLHILEYYNRKDAPYWVIDTHAGAGVYDLTDAWAEKTAEFRDGIERLWHLPQLPVLLADYIDHVRQLNDQGGLSVYPGSPWIALQLMRPADRLRLFELHPTEITHLDENIQMQSRDVARQVSVFEKDGFTGLLSQLPPAPRRGIILIDPSYEDKNDYRHTLTAVREGLKKFATGCFAVWYPLVRRKEVHDMQKQLEKISDASWVHVRLAVKRPPENGYGLYGSAMFVVNPPYTLVSALREAMPVLEKQLAQDDQAQFSLTHQDK, encoded by the coding sequence ATGTTCAGCTACCGTCACGCCTTTCACGCCGGCAATCATGCCGACGTACTCAAACACGCAGTCCTGTTGCACATTCTTGAGTATTACAATCGCAAGGACGCGCCCTACTGGGTCATTGACACGCATGCTGGCGCAGGCGTCTATGACCTGACCGATGCCTGGGCCGAGAAAACCGCCGAGTTTCGCGACGGTATTGAGCGATTGTGGCACCTGCCCCAGTTGCCCGTCCTGCTGGCCGACTACATCGACCATGTGCGGCAGCTCAATGATCAGGGCGGCCTGAGCGTCTATCCTGGCTCGCCATGGATCGCATTGCAGTTGATGCGTCCTGCCGACAGGCTGCGCCTGTTCGAACTGCATCCCACTGAAATCACGCATCTGGATGAAAATATACAGATGCAATCGCGGGATGTGGCAAGACAGGTCAGCGTCTTTGAAAAAGACGGGTTTACCGGCCTGCTCTCGCAACTGCCACCCGCCCCGCGACGCGGCATTATCCTGATTGATCCATCCTACGAAGACAAGAATGACTACCGCCATACCCTGACAGCCGTCAGGGAGGGCCTGAAGAAATTTGCGACTGGCTGCTTTGCAGTCTGGTACCCACTGGTGCGCCGCAAAGAGGTGCACGACATGCAAAAGCAGCTGGAAAAAATCAGCGACGCCAGCTGGGTGCATGTTCGCCTGGCGGTAAAAAGGCCACCGGAAAACGGCTATGGCCTGTATGGCAGCGCCATGTTTGTCGTCAATCCGCCGTATACGCTGGTGTCGGCGCTGCGCGAAGCCATGCCCGTACTGGAAAAACAGCTGGCACAGGACGATCAGGCGCAGTTTTCACTTACTCATCAGGATAAATAA
- a CDS encoding SurA N-terminal domain-containing protein, with translation MLESFRTHKRLLLVVLFVLVVPSFVFLGVADYQSFTNNDVKLASVRKNDITQAQFDQSWRERLNQLREQNGSNFNINAVDTPANRQAWLDQLVDNQVLQQEMLDQHFNATDNMVRQAIASTPDFQDNGKYSFQKYSQFLAERNIRDVDYEQYVRQSLAFAQLLEPVASTVSIPAQTAALLQTAMTQERTVRLKTFEAAAYEQSVQVSDQEIADWYEKNKQSLQVPEYVNVDYIVLNQDAALKTVGEISDADLESYYKANIAKYTKKERRQINHIQIQIPAGADEAAQKAAQDKAIEVAAKAKQNPESFAELAKTYSDDAGSKNQGGSLGTLSKGDIAPLDDAAFGLQAPGITDPIKIDNAWHVLQIANIEPGQVQPLAQLKESLKKEIALQQASEKFADLSTKLTQLSSTERDSLQPLADALQLDIRHVSGVSQTALLTKEQVGENAATDSKDAAYFESGRVRETLFSDEVLKQKKNSGVIEISPSELMVVRVAKDVPAAVPALDDVRETVLNRIRDEKGKQQASEDGVAELAMLKEKGPGELTGFGKETTISRLTQSQLPPAMLNAIMNAPADNLPAFVGFELPNGYAIAQIEKVTEPTAEARNMFDQYLRQAMIAGTGGQVAQSVTRLIRQTHDVKVYPEADKVVNDAAGNQ, from the coding sequence ATGCTAGAATCCTTTCGCACGCATAAACGTTTATTGCTCGTTGTACTGTTCGTTCTGGTCGTGCCTTCTTTCGTCTTTTTAGGTGTTGCAGACTATCAGTCGTTTACCAATAATGACGTGAAACTGGCTTCGGTCCGGAAAAACGACATTACCCAGGCGCAGTTTGACCAATCCTGGCGTGAGCGTCTGAACCAGCTGCGCGAACAAAATGGCAGCAATTTCAACATCAATGCCGTCGATACCCCGGCCAATCGTCAGGCCTGGCTTGATCAGTTGGTGGACAATCAGGTGCTGCAGCAGGAAATGCTGGACCAGCATTTCAATGCGACTGACAATATGGTGCGTCAGGCCATTGCCAGCACCCCCGATTTTCAGGACAACGGCAAATATTCTTTTCAGAAATACAGCCAGTTTCTGGCCGAGCGCAATATCCGCGACGTTGACTATGAACAGTATGTGCGCCAGAGCCTGGCATTTGCGCAATTGCTCGAACCGGTTGCCAGTACTGTAAGCATTCCTGCGCAAACAGCGGCGCTGCTTCAAACGGCCATGACGCAGGAGCGCACGGTCAGGCTAAAGACCTTCGAGGCGGCGGCCTACGAACAATCTGTACAGGTCAGCGACCAGGAAATTGCCGACTGGTACGAAAAGAACAAGCAGTCACTGCAGGTACCTGAGTATGTCAATGTGGACTACATCGTCCTGAATCAGGATGCAGCCCTGAAAACCGTCGGCGAGATTTCCGACGCCGATCTTGAAAGCTATTACAAGGCAAACATCGCCAAGTACACCAAGAAAGAGCGGCGCCAGATTAATCATATCCAGATCCAGATTCCTGCCGGTGCCGATGAGGCCGCACAGAAAGCAGCTCAGGACAAGGCCATTGAAGTGGCTGCAAAGGCCAAGCAGAATCCAGAGTCCTTTGCCGAGCTGGCAAAAACCTATTCCGACGATGCGGGTTCAAAAAATCAGGGCGGCAGTCTGGGCACCTTGAGCAAAGGCGATATAGCGCCCCTGGACGATGCCGCTTTTGGTCTGCAGGCCCCCGGCATTACCGATCCGATTAAAATCGACAACGCCTGGCATGTGCTGCAGATTGCCAATATCGAGCCTGGCCAGGTTCAACCGCTGGCGCAACTGAAGGAAAGCCTGAAAAAGGAAATTGCGCTGCAGCAGGCTTCTGAAAAATTTGCCGACCTCTCTACCAAATTGACTCAGCTGTCCAGCACGGAGCGTGACTCCCTGCAACCGCTGGCCGATGCGCTCCAGCTGGACATTCGCCATGTCAGCGGTGTAAGCCAGACAGCTTTGCTGACAAAAGAACAAGTGGGTGAGAATGCTGCGACTGACAGCAAGGATGCCGCCTATTTTGAATCAGGCCGGGTTCGGGAAACGCTGTTTTCCGACGAAGTACTCAAGCAGAAAAAGAACTCCGGGGTGATCGAGATTTCTCCATCCGAGCTGATGGTCGTGCGCGTGGCCAAGGACGTGCCGGCCGCGGTTCCTGCGCTGGACGACGTCCGTGAGACCGTTCTAAATCGCATTCGTGATGAAAAAGGTAAACAGCAGGCAAGTGAAGATGGCGTAGCCGAACTGGCCATGCTCAAGGAAAAAGGACCGGGCGAGCTGACCGGCTTTGGCAAGGAAACCACTATCAGCCGCTTGACGCAATCGCAGTTGCCGCCGGCCATGCTCAATGCGATCATGAACGCACCGGCAGACAATCTGCCTGCCTTTGTCGGCTTTGAACTGCCTAATGGCTATGCCATTGCCCAGATCGAGAAAGTGACCGAGCCAACAGCCGAAGCTCGCAATATGTTCGATCAGTATCTGCGCCAGGCAATGATCGCCGGTACCGGTGGGCAGGTAGCACAGAGCGTAACCCGCCTGATTCGCCAGACGCACGACGTCAAAGTTTATCCGGAGGCGGACAAAGTAGTTAACGACGCTGCCGGTAATCAGTAA
- a CDS encoding arylesterase: protein MIRVLSILISLWVFVWPQATKAQEKPVSANAPVILVVGDSLSAEYGIRRGAGWVQWLAENKKEALGNAKLVNASISGDTTAGGRSRLPALLKKHQPAIMILELGANDALRGLSLEASRDNLQNMIDSAQAVKAEVVLIGMQIPPNFGPDYARQFQQMFGALAKEKDTYLVPFLFASFALQRDMYQDDGIHPAEQAQPLMAQTVWPVLEKALTDYRQRR from the coding sequence ATGATTCGTGTTCTGTCCATTCTGATAAGTCTGTGGGTGTTTGTCTGGCCGCAGGCGACCAAAGCCCAGGAAAAACCGGTATCGGCCAACGCACCCGTCATTCTGGTCGTGGGTGATAGCCTGTCTGCCGAATATGGTATCAGACGCGGTGCTGGCTGGGTGCAGTGGCTGGCGGAGAATAAAAAAGAAGCGCTGGGCAATGCAAAACTGGTCAATGCCAGTATCAGTGGCGATACCACCGCAGGAGGACGCAGCCGCCTGCCCGCACTACTGAAAAAACATCAACCTGCCATCATGATACTGGAACTGGGCGCCAATGATGCGTTGCGCGGCCTTTCGCTTGAAGCCAGCCGTGACAATCTGCAAAACATGATCGATAGCGCCCAGGCCGTCAAGGCCGAAGTGGTGCTGATCGGTATGCAGATTCCGCCCAATTTCGGGCCTGATTACGCCCGCCAGTTCCAGCAGATGTTCGGTGCGCTGGCAAAAGAAAAGGACACCTATCTGGTGCCCTTTCTGTTTGCTTCATTTGCCCTGCAACGGGATATGTACCAGGATGATGGCATTCACCCGGCTGAACAGGCCCAACCGCTAATGGCTCAAACGGTTTGGCCCGTGCTGGAAAAAGCGCTTACTGATTACCGGCAGCGTCGTTAA
- a CDS encoding ABC transporter ATP-binding protein, whose product MDAEVVIEVSHLKKHVAEATGTLDILDDISFELERSATLAITGSSGSGKSTLLGILAGLDTPSSGQVRLMGSNIFEMDEDARAVLRAQNIGFVFQSFQLLPNLTALENVMLPLELQGQPAREAAQQMLERVGLASRMHHYPKTLSGGEKQRVALARAFVVSPAILFADEPTGSLDTETGQRIADLMFEMNREKAATLVLVTHDQNLAARCDQKITLISGRLAATVPDPDLV is encoded by the coding sequence ATGGACGCAGAGGTTGTCATTGAAGTTTCTCATTTGAAAAAACACGTTGCCGAGGCAACCGGTACGCTGGACATTTTAGATGATATTTCCTTTGAGCTCGAACGCAGCGCAACATTAGCCATTACAGGCAGTTCCGGATCAGGAAAATCAACGCTGTTGGGTATTCTGGCCGGCCTGGATACCCCATCTTCGGGTCAGGTACGGTTGATGGGCAGCAATATTTTTGAGATGGACGAAGATGCCCGCGCCGTGCTGCGTGCCCAGAATATCGGTTTTGTGTTTCAGTCGTTTCAGCTGCTACCAAACCTGACTGCCCTGGAAAACGTCATGCTTCCGCTGGAACTGCAGGGCCAGCCGGCGCGGGAGGCTGCGCAGCAGATGCTTGAGCGGGTCGGGCTGGCATCACGCATGCATCATTATCCCAAAACGCTGTCTGGAGGTGAAAAACAGCGCGTGGCCTTGGCTCGTGCTTTCGTGGTGAGTCCGGCGATCCTGTTCGCAGACGAACCGACGGGCAGCCTGGATACCGAAACCGGCCAGCGTATTGCGGATTTGATGTTTGAAATGAATCGGGAGAAGGCCGCGACATTGGTGCTGGTCACACACGACCAGAATCTGGCTGCGCGTTGTGATCAGAAGATTACACTGATCTCGGGTCGCCTTGCCGCTACAGTACCGGATCCTGATTTGGTCTGA
- the rpoZ gene encoding DNA-directed RNA polymerase subunit omega, which translates to MARITIDDCMTHIPNRFNLTLAATYRARELAQGHEPRVDPDKDKPTVIALREIAKGLTGAEMLRKVPT; encoded by the coding sequence ATGGCTCGTATTACTATCGATGATTGCATGACGCACATCCCCAACCGCTTCAATCTGACGCTGGCTGCGACCTACCGCGCCCGCGAACTGGCTCAGGGCCATGAACCCCGTGTCGATCCCGACAAAGACAAACCGACCGTGATCGCGCTGCGTGAAATAGCCAAAGGTCTGACCGGAGCGGAAATGCTGCGTAAAGTGCCTACCTGA
- the gmk gene encoding guanylate kinase has product MIIAPSGAGKSSLVNALLAQDNNISLSISCTTRDPRPGEQEGREYYFTTKQDFLQLRESGQLLEWAEVHGNFYGTPRPPIEKAIAQGKDILLEIDWQGARQVRQHFPGVTGIFILPPSIEVLETRLTQRGQDSASVITRRILAAGSEIAHAPECEYVIINEDFATALNELQKIVAAARLRYQSQAARHAQLFSQLGISDSVR; this is encoded by the coding sequence ATGATTATCGCACCCAGCGGTGCGGGCAAATCAAGTCTGGTCAATGCGCTGCTTGCCCAGGACAACAACATTTCCCTGTCCATTTCCTGCACCACGCGCGATCCACGCCCTGGCGAGCAGGAAGGCCGCGAATACTATTTCACTACCAAACAAGACTTTCTGCAATTGCGCGAGAGCGGGCAATTGCTTGAATGGGCCGAGGTCCATGGCAATTTTTATGGCACGCCACGACCGCCTATAGAAAAAGCCATCGCCCAGGGCAAGGACATTCTTCTGGAAATCGACTGGCAAGGCGCGCGCCAGGTCCGTCAGCATTTCCCGGGCGTAACGGGTATTTTTATCCTGCCCCCATCCATCGAGGTGCTGGAAACCCGGCTGACCCAGCGCGGACAGGATTCGGCCAGCGTCATCACCCGCCGGATACTGGCGGCAGGAAGCGAGATCGCGCACGCTCCCGAGTGCGAATATGTTATTATCAATGAAGATTTTGCCACAGCCCTGAATGAATTACAGAAAATCGTTGCAGCCGCCAGGCTCCGATACCAGTCTCAGGCCGCCCGGCATGCCCAACTCTTCTCCCAGCTCGGAATTTCCGATTCCGTTCGGTAA
- a CDS encoding SDR family oxidoreductase, with amino-acid sequence MNTPSLKVAVVTGAGSGIGRAVALELLGTGYAVVLAGRRADALEKTRTAAGVDATRALVVPTDVTSEQEVRRLFDTAQREYGRVDALFNNAGRGGTPVPVDEFSVQEWRDIVDVNLTGMFLCAQAAFRVMRQQDPQGGRIINNGSISAHAPRPMSIAYTATKHAVTGLTKSLSLDGRAYNIACGQVDIGNAGTDMTQRMQKGIIQANGETRVEPVMDVAHVAQTVRAMCDFPLETNVQFVTIMATKMPYVGRG; translated from the coding sequence ATGAATACCCCCTCCCTTAAAGTCGCCGTGGTCACAGGAGCAGGATCCGGCATCGGGCGTGCAGTCGCGCTGGAATTGCTGGGTACCGGCTACGCCGTTGTGCTGGCCGGTCGGCGCGCCGATGCGCTGGAGAAGACCCGTACAGCGGCCGGCGTCGACGCGACCCGGGCATTGGTGGTGCCAACCGATGTGACCAGCGAACAGGAGGTACGCAGGCTGTTTGATACGGCGCAGCGCGAGTACGGACGCGTTGATGCGCTTTTTAACAATGCGGGGCGGGGTGGTACGCCGGTGCCTGTCGACGAATTTTCGGTGCAGGAGTGGCGTGATATCGTCGACGTGAATCTGACCGGGATGTTCCTGTGTGCCCAGGCAGCGTTCCGTGTCATGCGCCAGCAAGATCCGCAAGGGGGGCGCATTATCAATAATGGCTCAATATCGGCCCATGCGCCACGGCCCATGAGCATCGCCTATACCGCTACAAAACACGCCGTGACCGGCTTGACCAAATCTCTGTCGCTTGACGGGCGTGCCTACAATATCGCTTGCGGCCAGGTGGATATCGGCAACGCCGGGACCGACATGACGCAGCGGATGCAAAAGGGTATCATCCAGGCCAACGGCGAGACGCGTGTGGAACCGGTCATGGATGTGGCGCATGTTGCCCAGACTGTGCGGGCCATGTGTGACTTTCCCTTGGAAACCAACGTGCAGTTCGTGACCATCATGGCCACCAAAATGCCTTATGTCGGACGTGGCTGA
- a CDS encoding pirin family protein produces MTIQKIKPRIADVGGIPVARALPNRERRTIGSWCFLDHAGPARFEEGNPGMQVGEHPHINLQTFTWMLEGEVLHKDSLGNEQLIRRKQVNLMTAGHGIAHTEQTPPGINALHAVQLWIALPQSETPIAPAFEHYPQLPEWMQANTRFTLLTGEFAGRRAPTRQFTPLVCVDIEALGADSIALTLNPEFEYGLFLITGAPASINDELFELNEVAFLGTGNDTVRIDTTAESRLLLLGGTPIDVPDFQIWWNFVGSRADIIQAQKDWNAHDPRFGKVDTDMQRLTPPDLPWVDKAPPAA; encoded by the coding sequence ATGACCATTCAGAAAATCAAACCGCGTATTGCCGATGTCGGCGGCATTCCCGTTGCCCGCGCGTTGCCCAATCGGGAGCGGCGCACTATCGGATCCTGGTGTTTTCTGGATCATGCAGGCCCGGCCCGCTTCGAAGAAGGCAACCCGGGCATGCAGGTGGGAGAACATCCGCATATCAATCTTCAAACCTTTACCTGGATGCTTGAAGGGGAAGTCTTGCACAAGGATAGTCTGGGCAATGAGCAATTGATTCGCCGCAAGCAGGTCAATCTTATGACTGCCGGCCACGGGATTGCACACACCGAACAGACCCCGCCGGGCATCAATGCGCTGCATGCGGTGCAACTGTGGATTGCCTTGCCTCAGTCGGAAACGCCCATTGCCCCGGCCTTTGAACATTATCCCCAATTGCCGGAGTGGATGCAGGCCAACACGCGATTTACCTTGCTGACCGGTGAATTTGCGGGACGGCGAGCCCCTACCCGTCAGTTCACGCCATTGGTCTGTGTGGATATAGAGGCCCTGGGGGCCGATAGCATTGCGCTGACATTGAACCCGGAGTTCGAGTATGGCCTGTTCCTGATTACCGGCGCGCCGGCCAGCATCAACGATGAGCTGTTCGAATTGAATGAAGTGGCTTTTCTTGGCACGGGCAACGATACAGTGCGCATCGACACCACTGCCGAGTCACGTTTGTTGTTGCTGGGCGGCACGCCGATTGATGTGCCGGATTTTCAGATTTGGTGGAATTTTGTGGGTTCGCGTGCCGACATTATTCAGGCGCAAAAGGACTGGAATGCCCATGATCCTCGTTTCGGGAAGGTGGACACGGATATGCAACGCCTGACGCCGCCCGATTTGCCCTGGGTGGACAAGGCGCCGCCAGCGGCCTGA
- a CDS encoding YicC/YloC family endoribonuclease, with the protein MIHSMTAFGSARSEFLLGSVSVELKGVNSRYLDLAFRIPDELRHAETALRELLGSHLKRGKLEVRVSFARSGSLQQRAFEVDQLTLINERYQAARKIIPDLAAPGMTDLLHWPAPNEYNEDDSPAMWLNQCMQAGRSALQELILARAREGQRLATAMLEAAEEMKKVIGTIEQRLPGILDEYRKKLAGKLTDTLNAACPNGFEQISGAELSARIAAESSLFSLRIDVAEELTRLDSHLTELRVILSSGKSESKSAAKSLSLGKRLDFLFQEMNREVNTLGSKSSSLEITQSVIDLKLLIEQLREQAQNIE; encoded by the coding sequence ATGATCCACAGCATGACGGCTTTCGGCAGTGCCCGTTCCGAATTTCTGCTTGGCAGCGTAAGCGTAGAACTCAAGGGCGTCAATAGCCGCTATCTTGATTTGGCCTTCAGAATTCCCGATGAACTGCGTCATGCGGAAACTGCGCTCAGAGAACTGCTTGGCAGCCATCTGAAACGCGGCAAACTGGAAGTACGCGTCTCTTTTGCCCGATCCGGCAGCCTGCAGCAGCGCGCCTTCGAGGTCGATCAGTTAACGCTGATTAACGAACGCTACCAGGCCGCGCGCAAAATTATTCCCGATCTGGCCGCCCCAGGCATGACCGATCTGCTGCACTGGCCTGCCCCCAACGAATACAACGAGGATGACTCACCCGCGATGTGGCTGAACCAGTGCATGCAGGCGGGACGCAGCGCCCTGCAGGAGCTGATTCTTGCCCGCGCCAGGGAAGGTCAGCGCCTGGCCACTGCCATGCTTGAGGCTGCCGAAGAAATGAAAAAAGTGATCGGCACCATCGAGCAGCGGTTGCCCGGTATTCTTGACGAATACCGCAAGAAACTGGCAGGAAAACTGACCGACACCCTGAATGCGGCCTGCCCTAACGGATTTGAGCAGATCAGCGGCGCCGAACTTTCTGCACGCATTGCTGCAGAATCGTCCCTGTTTTCCCTGCGCATTGATGTAGCAGAAGAACTCACCCGGCTGGACTCTCATCTGACCGAACTGCGTGTCATTCTCTCTTCAGGCAAGTCCGAGTCCAAATCAGCGGCCAAGTCGCTCAGCCTGGGCAAGCGCCTGGATTTTCTCTTTCAGGAAATGAATCGGGAAGTTAACACACTGGGCTCCAAGTCCAGTTCCCTGGAAATCACGCAATCGGTTATCGACCTTAAACTGCTTATCGAGCAGTTGCGTGAACAGGCACAGAATATCGAATAA
- the rph gene encoding ribonuclease PH — translation MPSADLNLTFARPSGREHDMIRPLSVTRRYTNYAEGSVLIEAGNTRVLCNASVIESVPPFLRGKGQGWVTAEYGMLPRSTHTRSDREAARGKQNGRTQEIQRLIGRSLRAVIDMQKLGERTIQIDCDVIQADGGTRCASITGAWIAMADAVSLLLKDGRLTTNPLRDRVAAISVGMYKGHAVLDLDYEEDSACDADMNVVMTGSGQFVEVQGTAEGQVFSRQDLDSLLALAESGIARLLREQQSAWPA, via the coding sequence ATGCCCAGCGCAGATCTCAACCTAACCTTTGCTCGTCCTTCGGGTCGGGAACACGATATGATCCGTCCGCTGTCAGTTACACGGCGTTACACCAACTATGCGGAAGGGTCCGTGCTGATCGAGGCCGGCAATACACGCGTACTATGCAATGCCAGTGTGATTGAGAGCGTGCCGCCTTTTTTGCGCGGCAAAGGCCAGGGCTGGGTAACGGCAGAATACGGCATGCTGCCGCGGTCAACCCATACCCGTTCCGACCGCGAGGCCGCGCGCGGCAAACAGAACGGCCGTACCCAGGAAATTCAACGCTTGATCGGTCGCAGTCTGCGCGCCGTCATTGATATGCAAAAGCTGGGTGAGCGTACCATTCAGATTGACTGCGATGTGATCCAGGCCGATGGCGGAACCCGTTGCGCGAGTATAACCGGCGCGTGGATCGCCATGGCCGACGCCGTGAGTTTGTTGCTCAAGGATGGACGATTGACGACCAATCCGCTAAGAGACCGGGTTGCAGCGATTTCTGTCGGTATGTACAAGGGGCACGCGGTCCTGGATCTGGATTATGAAGAAGATTCGGCCTGCGATGCCGACATGAATGTCGTCATGACCGGCTCGGGGCAGTTCGTGGAAGTGCAGGGTACAGCCGAGGGCCAGGTGTTCAGCCGCCAGGATCTGGATAGTTTGCTGGCGCTGGCCGAATCGGGCATTGCACGACTATTGCGGGAACAGCAGTCGGCCTGGCCGGCTTAG
- the rdgB gene encoding RdgB/HAM1 family non-canonical purine NTP pyrophosphatase, producing the protein MDVVLASGNKGKLREFSALFAPLGMRLIPQQQLNVSEAPEPFHTFVENALAKARHASHHTGLPALADDSGLSVEALGGAPGVLSARYATLFGEEKSDAANNRRLLLELQNHENRRAAYIAVLVFVRSENDPCPVIAQGTWHGEIAMQAAGEHGFGYDPYFYIPELGKTAAQLDPQVKNSVSHRAMALKRLLADLGAA; encoded by the coding sequence ATGGATGTTGTACTGGCTTCCGGAAACAAGGGAAAATTGCGCGAATTTAGTGCGCTGTTTGCGCCACTGGGCATGCGTCTTATTCCGCAGCAGCAATTGAATGTGTCGGAGGCTCCCGAGCCTTTTCATACTTTCGTTGAAAATGCGCTGGCCAAGGCGCGCCATGCCAGTCATCACACCGGCCTGCCGGCGCTGGCAGATGACTCCGGCCTGTCAGTCGAAGCGCTGGGTGGCGCACCGGGCGTGCTATCGGCGCGGTATGCTACGCTATTTGGCGAAGAAAAATCGGATGCCGCCAATAACCGCCGCCTTCTGCTGGAGCTGCAAAATCATGAAAACCGCCGGGCTGCCTATATAGCCGTGCTGGTTTTTGTGCGGTCAGAAAATGATCCCTGTCCTGTCATTGCGCAGGGTACCTGGCATGGGGAAATCGCCATGCAAGCAGCCGGCGAGCACGGGTTTGGCTATGATCCCTATTTTTATATTCCCGAGTTGGGAAAAACCGCTGCTCAGCTTGATCCTCAAGTCAAGAACAGCGTGAGTCATCGTGCCATGGCGCTCAAGCGTTTGCTGGCGGATCTGGGTGCCGCGTGA